One Halioglobus japonicus DNA segment encodes these proteins:
- a CDS encoding helix-turn-helix domain-containing protein, which produces MGADTQCIPPFMINLMVRVLEEEGSGGIAEQVRTRLVQQPGRYPPIAEVAADYGMSESTLRRALTAEGTSYQLLLNDVRRKLAIEYLTTSRLKLE; this is translated from the coding sequence ATGGGCGCGGACACACAATGCATACCTCCGTTCATGATCAACCTGATGGTCAGGGTGCTGGAAGAGGAGGGCAGTGGCGGTATTGCGGAGCAGGTACGCACACGCCTGGTGCAGCAACCGGGCCGCTACCCACCCATAGCGGAAGTTGCCGCAGATTATGGTATGAGTGAGAGTACGCTGCGCCGTGCTCTCACTGCGGAGGGAACGTCTTATCAATTGCTGCTCAATGACGTGCGACGCAAACTCGCGATCGAATACCTCACAACCTCGCGGTTGAAGCTGGAGTAA